Part of the Paenibacillus sp. FSL R7-0273 genome is shown below.
TGAGGCGGTCAGGGAAGATTCAATAAATATTCCATTATATTCTCCATGCATGGAGACCAGGAGGAGACAAATTACAATGGCTAATCTTAAAAAGACAATGGCAATGGCAATGGCGACTACTGCACTGGGGGCTACTTTAATTGCCGGAGGGTCCTTCGCGATCTTTACAAGCTCGGTACAAAACACAGGCAATACCTTTGCCGCAGGCACGCTTAAGGTAGGTCTGGATAAAGAGGACACAGATACCCCATACGCAAAATATTTTAATCTGACCAACTGGGCTCCCGGCGATTCCAGCATCCAGCCTGTTGTAGTGAGCAATGAAGGCACGCTGGAGCTGCGGTATGATCTTGCCTTGGCTGTAGGAGGCGACTTAGGCGGGGGGACCCATCCGGTAACCATTAAGGCATATTCTGATGCCGCCGGAACGATACCGCTTACAATAACGGACCGTGTGCTGGCCGTAGGCGGTTCGGAGACCATCTACGTCAAAGTGGAATTCCCGAAAGATGCCGGCAATGAGTATCAGGGCAAATCCGGAACAGCCAGCATTAAGGTGGATGCGGAGCAGACTAAGAACAACTAATAATCGGCAGCTTAGCAATAGTTTATTTTAATCAAACAAAATGACAAAAGGGGGTATTTCCCCCCTTTTTCCTAAGGAGAGCTTATTATTATGATGAAGAAGAAAAAGTTACTCATTACCGCACTTTCTTCAGTAGTTCTGCTATGTGCCGCGATTGGCGGCGGTACCTATGCGCTGTTCACCAGCTCTGCCCAGAATACGGGCAATACCGTTACCTCCGGTACACTGACCCTGAGTACCCACCGTTATGATGTACCGGTTGAAGGACCGATGTTCTATACCAACGATACGGATGCAGGCCGTATGGGGACTGGGCTATGGGCACCGAAGGATTCCCACACCCGTGCAATGATGATTAAGAATACCGGAACGCTGGATGCAAAGCTGACCGATCTGATTGCGCTTCCTGAAGGAACAGAGGGACAAAAGGCAGATGCGCTTGCATTCGGTGAGCAGGCGATGGTTGCAGTAGCCGCCTTGGCTACGCCGGACGGAGTGACGCTTAATACTGAAGATGTCAATAAGGTCAATGAAGCAGTCGACCAGACGTTCAAAACCTTTATCAAATATTTGCCGAACTCTGCCCGTACAGCACAAAGTGTATTCGCTGATGCAAGGGAATTGCTATTGAATACAACATATCAGGTGCTTAGTGGCGGCAGTCCGGTAAATGTAAGCATTAAGGATGCTTATGTAGGCTCACTTAAGGATCTGTACAACAGCGGAGCGGGGAAAGATGCTATTCTGCCAAATCTGGTGCTCCCCGCCAAGAAAACAATGCATCTCGTATATAATGTTACTTTCCTTGATGATGCTACTGTCAGTGTCGGAGGTGCAGCCATCGACAATGACGTCATCCAAGGCAAGGTCGTAAACTTCACCTTCAAGAACACCTTTGAGCAGGTGAAAAACAACTAACATTTATGAAGCTGAAAAAGAGCGTCCCTCCGGCCTGATCAACCGGAGGTGACGCTCTTTTGATTATGAACAGCATGATAGAAGAAGGCTGCCTATGGCAGCTTCTCCCCCCGGGAGCTGATATACAGCTCGTACCATTCCTTGCGGGTCAGCTCCACCTTATCGGCTCCGGCGCAGGCGGCGATCCGCTTAGGATTCACTGTGCCGATGACCGGCTGGATGGCCGCCGGATGGGTCATCAGCCAGGAGAGAACAATGGCCTCGGGAGTAGTGTTCTTCTGTTCAGCGAGTGAGCTGACCATAGCGGCCGTATTCACTACGCTCTCCGGCTGGCCTTCGAGGGAACGCCCGCTGAAGCTGCCCTGGGCCAGCGGTCCCCAGGCCTGCAGCTGGATATTCTCCATGCGGCAGTATTCAACCGTTCCCTCGGGGAAGGTAATGTCCTTCCAGGGCTCGCGGTTCACGCTGACCATGGCATCGAGCCAACTGATTTTGGCCAGGCTCATGTGGAGCTGGTTGACAATGAAGGGCTCGTCGCAATAATGCTGCAGCAGCCTGATCTGCGCGGCACTCATATTGGAGACGCCGAAGTGGCGGACCTTGCCCGACCTTTTAAGCTGATGCAGGGCTTCGGCTATTTCCTCCGGGTCCATCAGCGGGTCGGGCCGGTGCAGCAGCAGAATATCAAGGTAATCTGTGCCGAGGCGGGATAAGGTGCCGTCAACACTCCTCAGAATATGCTCCCCGGAGATATCAAAAGTGTTGCTTGTATCCCCAGGCTCAATCAGCCTGATGCCGCATTTGGACTGGATAATCAGCTCCCCGCGAAGCCCGGGCCGATCCTTGAAGATCTGTCCGAACACCTTCTCCGCCTTGCCGCGGGTATAAATATCGGCATGGTCAAAAAAATTGATGCCGATAGCCAGTGCAGCCTCGACCGCCTCGTGTCCCTGGCGGATATTATCCGCAGTCAGCGGCTCATGATCCCAGCCTCCTCCGAGGCCCATACAGCCCAGGGCGATACGGCTGGCGGGGATTCCCCGTGTGTTAAGTGGCAGCGTTTTCAGCAAAACCTATCCCTCCGTCACATTTGGAATAACAGCTCAGGGATATTGTACACTTTTAGAAGCCGGTATGGTACTTTTTGTCACTGGAGGAGCGGTGCTTGGTGCCTTCTTTATCTTTTTCCTCCTGCTTCTCGAGCGTCAGATCCTCCACCGGAATCGGGTCTACATGCTGCTCACTTTCGTGCAGATCGAACAGGCTGGGCTGGTCTGTCGGGTACTGCTCAGGATGGTCGCGGCTTTCCCCTTGCAGCCTGTGCTCCTTTAATTGCTCTTTATCCTTATCCATTTTCATTCCCTCGCTCTCGTAAAGAATAGTTTGCACGTTAATACACGCATTCCGGTGTTGTTAAACAACAAAGAGGCCCCTCAGGGCCCCTTTATCCAAACAGTATCTATAGTGACAACGGTGTTCCAAAATCGTTCAGTTTACGTTCCGCAACATCTGCATAAAGCCGTTTCAGCCATTTTAGTTCGGTAAGGCTATGCTCATAACGGCCGTACATCAGATGCAGCGCCGAACGGGGAACAACTGAGATATGCTCCTCGTACACCTGATAGGCATAATTGACCTGATGCTCGATCTCCCGGATGCGCTCCTCCAGAACCTTTTCCACCTTGTCCTGGTCAATATAACGCGAAAGCGCCAGAGCCATGTAGAGAGGATGAAAGACCAGCTCTGTCTTCTTGATCTGCTGCAGGATCAGCTGCTCGAACAGGGCTTTGCCTTTGCTGGTGATCCGGTAAATGGTTTTGTCCGGCCGGTCATTGCTGCGGATCGTCTCCACGGCTTCGATATACTCCTCCTGCGCAAGCTTGTCGACAGCGTAGTAGAGGGAGCCCATCTGCAGCTTCATCATCTGGTCGTACATGCGCTCCTTCATAATAAGTGTGATCTCATAAGGGTGCATGTCTTTCTCCTGCAGCACACCGAGAATCACCATCTTCATCGACATCGCGGGTTACCCCCGGCCGCCGGAAGGCTGGGCTGTCTTCGGCTTGAGTGTAAGCCGGTCCTTAGGCATCAGGATAACAAAGACT
Proteins encoded:
- a CDS encoding TasA family protein — protein: MANLKKTMAMAMATTALGATLIAGGSFAIFTSSVQNTGNTFAAGTLKVGLDKEDTDTPYAKYFNLTNWAPGDSSIQPVVVSNEGTLELRYDLALAVGGDLGGGTHPVTIKAYSDAAGTIPLTITDRVLAVGGSETIYVKVEFPKDAGNEYQGKSGTASIKVDAEQTKNN
- a CDS encoding TasA family protein, coding for MMKKKKLLITALSSVVLLCAAIGGGTYALFTSSAQNTGNTVTSGTLTLSTHRYDVPVEGPMFYTNDTDAGRMGTGLWAPKDSHTRAMMIKNTGTLDAKLTDLIALPEGTEGQKADALAFGEQAMVAVAALATPDGVTLNTEDVNKVNEAVDQTFKTFIKYLPNSARTAQSVFADARELLLNTTYQVLSGGSPVNVSIKDAYVGSLKDLYNSGAGKDAILPNLVLPAKKTMHLVYNVTFLDDATVSVGGAAIDNDVIQGKVVNFTFKNTFEQVKNN
- a CDS encoding aldo/keto reductase translates to MLKTLPLNTRGIPASRIALGCMGLGGGWDHEPLTADNIRQGHEAVEAALAIGINFFDHADIYTRGKAEKVFGQIFKDRPGLRGELIIQSKCGIRLIEPGDTSNTFDISGEHILRSVDGTLSRLGTDYLDILLLHRPDPLMDPEEIAEALHQLKRSGKVRHFGVSNMSAAQIRLLQHYCDEPFIVNQLHMSLAKISWLDAMVSVNREPWKDITFPEGTVEYCRMENIQLQAWGPLAQGSFSGRSLEGQPESVVNTAAMVSSLAEQKNTTPEAIVLSWLMTHPAAIQPVIGTVNPKRIAACAGADKVELTRKEWYELYISSRGEKLP
- a CDS encoding PadR family transcriptional regulator, with amino-acid sequence MSMKMVILGVLQEKDMHPYEITLIMKERMYDQMMKLQMGSLYYAVDKLAQEEYIEAVETIRSNDRPDKTIYRITSKGKALFEQLILQQIKKTELVFHPLYMALALSRYIDQDKVEKVLEERIREIEHQVNYAYQVYEEHISVVPRSALHLMYGRYEHSLTELKWLKRLYADVAERKLNDFGTPLSL